The following coding sequences lie in one Nitrospira sp. genomic window:
- a CDS encoding ribose-phosphate pyrophosphokinase, producing MNRELKVFSGNANLALAHEICAYLGQKLGEATVSSFSDGEVRVKIDENVRGADVFVVQSCCQPVNDSLMELLIIVDALKRSSANRITAVIPYFGYARQDRKDQPRVPITAKLVADLITTAGADRVLSMDLHAGQIQGFFNVPVDHLYALPVLLDYIVKKQIPDLVVVSPDAGGVERARAFAKRLQANLAIIDKRREGPNQAQIMNIIGDVQGKSVLLLDDMIDTAGTIVQGAQACLDHGAREVITACTHAVLSGPALDRLQASSLSEVVITNTIPMRGKELVCPKLHQLSVAPLLGEAIRRIHEDESVSSLFA from the coding sequence ATGAATAGAGAACTGAAAGTTTTCTCTGGCAACGCAAATCTTGCGCTTGCCCATGAAATTTGCGCGTATCTGGGGCAGAAGCTGGGTGAGGCGACCGTCTCCTCATTCAGCGACGGAGAGGTCAGGGTCAAGATCGATGAAAATGTGCGCGGGGCCGATGTGTTCGTGGTCCAGTCGTGCTGTCAGCCGGTGAACGATTCGTTGATGGAATTGTTGATCATTGTCGATGCGTTGAAACGTTCGTCGGCCAACCGTATCACTGCTGTCATCCCCTATTTCGGATATGCTCGTCAGGACCGAAAAGATCAACCTCGTGTTCCAATTACCGCGAAGTTAGTCGCAGATTTGATCACCACAGCTGGAGCTGATCGTGTATTGTCGATGGATCTTCATGCTGGACAAATCCAAGGGTTTTTCAATGTGCCGGTCGATCATTTGTATGCGCTACCTGTTCTGTTGGACTACATTGTCAAGAAACAAATTCCGGACTTGGTTGTTGTCTCGCCCGATGCGGGTGGTGTGGAACGGGCACGGGCGTTCGCGAAGCGTCTTCAAGCCAACTTAGCGATTATTGATAAGCGGCGCGAAGGTCCGAATCAGGCCCAGATCATGAATATTATCGGTGACGTGCAAGGCAAGAGCGTATTGCTTCTGGATGACATGATCGATACGGCAGGTACGATTGTTCAGGGTGCTCAGGCCTGCCTTGATCATGGGGCCAGAGAGGTGATTACGGCCTGTACCCATGCGGTGCTATCAGGTCCAGCGCTCGATCGCTTACAAGCGTCGAGCCTTTCCGAAGTAGTGATCACCAACACCATCCCGATGCGAGGGAAGGAGCTGGTGTGTCCGAAGTTGCATCAATTGTCGGTCGCGCCTCTGCTGGGTGAAGCCATCAGGCGCATTCACGAAGATGAGTCCGTGAGTTCACTATTTGCCTAG
- the ispE gene encoding 4-(cytidine 5'-diphospho)-2-C-methyl-D-erythritol kinase, with protein MTSPTPDAGVPPAHVTVSAPAKINLVLRILDRRPDGYHNLWSLMQTVKLEDELSISINHSHSAINLCCDDPSLKTDRSNLVSRAAAAVLERSRQVVGLDIVLTKRIPMGAGLGGGSSDAAATILGLNRILGLRWPKELMAQVGQTLGSDVPFFSFAPSATVAGRGEQVMPVRIMDRRWVVLVNPGFPIETKWAYQQLSESRTCVVPVSRSHMALETSPELNWKQVLEIAENDFEIPVFKAYPLLRDIKQQLITQGAEGALLSGSGATVFGVFSTEAGARSAQVCFLNEQTFKVFVAETCTGS; from the coding sequence GTGACTAGCCCTACTCCTGACGCTGGTGTTCCGCCAGCCCACGTTACCGTTTCCGCACCTGCCAAGATTAACCTCGTCCTCCGTATTCTCGACCGTCGACCGGATGGCTACCACAACCTGTGGTCCCTGATGCAAACTGTAAAATTAGAAGACGAGCTTTCAATTTCCATCAATCATAGCCACTCAGCCATCAACCTGTGCTGTGACGATCCGTCATTGAAGACGGATCGTTCCAACCTTGTGTCTCGTGCGGCAGCAGCGGTTCTTGAGCGGAGCAGACAAGTCGTGGGATTGGATATTGTCCTCACCAAGCGAATCCCGATGGGGGCCGGCCTCGGTGGAGGCAGCAGCGATGCAGCGGCTACGATCCTGGGGCTGAATCGGATCTTGGGGTTGAGGTGGCCGAAAGAACTGATGGCGCAAGTTGGGCAAACGCTGGGAAGCGATGTACCGTTCTTCTCGTTCGCTCCCTCCGCGACGGTGGCTGGACGAGGAGAACAAGTAATGCCGGTCCGCATCATGGATAGGCGATGGGTCGTTTTGGTCAACCCGGGTTTCCCAATCGAGACCAAATGGGCGTATCAGCAACTCTCGGAGAGCCGAACCTGTGTGGTTCCGGTGTCTCGTTCACACATGGCGCTGGAGACCTCTCCCGAGCTCAACTGGAAACAGGTGCTGGAAATAGCGGAGAATGACTTTGAGATACCGGTATTCAAGGCCTACCCACTCCTCCGTGATATCAAGCAGCAGCTCATAACTCAAGGGGCTGAGGGTGCGCTACTTTCCGGCAGTGGAGCGACCGTATTTGGTGTCTTTTCTACCGAGGCCGGAGCTCGTTCTGCCCAAGTCTGCTTTTTGAATGAACAGACGTTCAAAGTCTTTGTGGCGGAAACCTGCACCGGTTCATAG
- a CDS encoding sigma-54-dependent Fis family transcriptional regulator, with product MEKILVVDDEPSLREVLSIMLKRAGYSVTSVTDGEKAIELVQKEIFDLVITDLRMPKIDGMEVLKAVKSASPETVVLIITAFATADSAVEAMKHGAYDYLTKPFQVDEVQLIIRNALEKRRLTTENILLKREMASQSSFAQLVGQSEAMQKVFDVVRKVADSKSNVLICGESGTGKELVARAIHYNSVRSTLPFVAVNCSAVPETLLESELFGHMKGSFTGAISNKAGLFEIADGGTIFLDEIGDTTPTIQVKLLRVIQEREFRRVGGNQDIKVDVRIVAATNKDLEKAVADGSFREDLYYRLDVIPIRLPPLRMRTGDIPLLVNHFLDRFSKESGKSRPVISAEAMHVLLEHEWRGNVRELENLIERVVAFSTEGPVAEVDVRGWLHRPTTPSQASVMPLDLTDEGVDLEGLINGIEKDLLLKALERSKWVKKKAARMLRLNTRSFRYRLEKYAIKGGRD from the coding sequence GTGGAAAAGATCCTAGTCGTCGATGACGAACCAAGCTTGCGTGAAGTTTTGAGCATCATGCTCAAGCGGGCGGGGTACTCCGTCACCAGCGTGACGGATGGAGAGAAAGCGATCGAGCTCGTACAGAAAGAGATTTTTGATCTCGTGATTACCGATCTCCGGATGCCCAAGATCGATGGGATGGAGGTGCTCAAAGCGGTGAAATCTGCCTCGCCGGAGACCGTTGTTCTCATCATCACGGCGTTTGCGACGGCCGATTCTGCCGTCGAAGCGATGAAGCATGGTGCCTATGATTATTTGACGAAACCGTTCCAGGTCGATGAGGTTCAGCTGATCATCCGGAACGCATTAGAAAAACGACGGCTTACGACCGAAAACATACTGCTGAAGCGTGAAATGGCCAGTCAATCCTCCTTTGCACAGTTGGTGGGCCAAAGCGAGGCGATGCAGAAGGTCTTCGACGTTGTGCGTAAAGTCGCCGATTCCAAAAGCAATGTGTTGATTTGTGGTGAAAGTGGCACGGGAAAAGAATTAGTCGCACGCGCCATTCACTACAACAGCGTGAGAAGTACCCTTCCGTTTGTGGCTGTGAATTGTAGCGCGGTGCCTGAAACTCTGCTGGAAAGCGAGCTGTTCGGGCATATGAAGGGATCGTTCACAGGAGCCATCTCCAACAAAGCGGGCCTGTTCGAAATCGCGGATGGGGGTACCATCTTTCTTGACGAGATTGGCGATACGACTCCCACGATTCAAGTGAAGCTGTTGCGGGTCATCCAAGAACGTGAATTTCGACGAGTGGGCGGCAATCAGGACATCAAGGTCGATGTGCGCATTGTTGCGGCGACGAATAAAGATTTGGAAAAAGCGGTCGCGGATGGGTCATTCCGGGAGGATCTCTACTACCGACTGGACGTGATTCCTATCCGGCTCCCTCCGTTGCGGATGCGAACCGGCGATATTCCACTGCTGGTCAATCACTTTCTCGACAGATTTTCAAAGGAGAGCGGTAAGTCTAGGCCTGTCATCAGCGCAGAGGCCATGCACGTGCTCCTAGAACACGAATGGCGGGGCAATGTTCGAGAGCTGGAGAATTTGATCGAACGCGTGGTCGCTTTTTCCACTGAAGGGCCGGTTGCCGAGGTTGACGTGCGCGGATGGCTCCACCGGCCCACGACGCCATCGCAAGCGTCCGTCATGCCGCTCGATCTGACTGACGAAGGAGTGGATCTTGAAGGTCTGATCAACGGTATTGAGAAGGACCTGTTACTCAAAGCGCTGGAGCGATCAAAATGGGTCAAAAAGAAAGCTGCCCGCATGCTCCGTCTGAACACGAGATCGTTTCGGTATCGTCTGGAAAAGTATGCTATAAAAGGAGGTCGTGACTAG
- a CDS encoding PAS domain S-box protein: protein MSRLRAFHENIVHSISSGVFTTDENGRITSFNPAAQEATGYDFGQVQGRPWREVFDWHPSQLDHDHTPDVSVNTRFDVECKRSDGNRLILGMTLGPLHEQGEQKGLVGVFKDLTQIRDLEEEMRRKQWLASLGEMSAGMAHEIRNPLGALAGAMQMLGKDLQADETSQRLMDIAIREATRLDAIITEFLQYARPPALNLAEHDLNKVLAETLDLVQHEAGSRRGISIRAVPCAEALWAQVDQDQMKQVFWNLAVNAFDAMPSGGELSITAGRRTVDVGGDKVDVIEVSFHDTGEGIPKNTLNKIFLPFFTTKQRGSGLGLAAVHRIVDLHGGWIKVESQEGRGTTFGVCLPRTADAGVRLWHEGREPWKRS, encoded by the coding sequence TTGAGCCGCCTACGGGCCTTCCACGAAAATATCGTGCACAGTATCAGCAGCGGGGTGTTCACGACGGATGAAAATGGTCGGATTACGTCGTTCAATCCTGCCGCACAGGAGGCCACCGGCTATGATTTTGGACAAGTCCAGGGTCGTCCTTGGCGAGAGGTGTTTGATTGGCATCCCAGTCAGTTAGACCATGATCATACGCCTGATGTTTCGGTCAATACACGATTTGACGTGGAGTGCAAGCGGTCTGACGGCAATCGATTGATCTTGGGGATGACACTCGGACCGTTGCACGAACAAGGGGAGCAAAAAGGATTGGTGGGAGTGTTCAAAGATCTTACACAGATACGTGATCTGGAAGAGGAAATGCGTCGCAAACAATGGCTTGCCAGCCTAGGGGAAATGTCGGCAGGCATGGCGCATGAAATTCGCAACCCGCTAGGTGCGCTTGCTGGCGCGATGCAAATGCTCGGAAAGGATCTCCAGGCGGATGAGACCAGTCAGCGATTGATGGACATCGCCATTCGGGAAGCGACGAGGTTGGATGCGATTATCACCGAGTTTCTTCAGTATGCGAGACCGCCAGCACTCAATCTAGCGGAGCACGATTTAAACAAAGTCCTTGCTGAGACCCTCGATCTGGTACAACATGAAGCAGGGAGTCGCAGGGGTATTTCTATTAGGGCCGTCCCCTGTGCCGAGGCATTGTGGGCCCAGGTTGATCAGGATCAAATGAAACAGGTGTTCTGGAACTTGGCGGTCAATGCGTTCGACGCCATGCCATCCGGAGGCGAGCTCTCGATCACAGCTGGACGGAGAACAGTCGATGTCGGAGGGGACAAGGTCGACGTGATTGAAGTCTCATTTCATGACACCGGCGAAGGGATTCCAAAGAACACTCTCAACAAAATCTTTCTTCCCTTCTTTACCACCAAGCAACGAGGATCCGGATTAGGGTTGGCGGCCGTGCATCGTATTGTCGACCTTCATGGAGGGTGGATCAAAGTAGAGAGCCAAGAAGGTCGGGGGACAACATTCGGAGTGTGTCTGCCTCGCACGGCGGATGCTGGGGTACGTCTATGGCATGAAGGTAGGGAACCGTGGAAAAGATCCTAG
- a CDS encoding type II secretion system F family protein, which produces MATFAYVGRSRSGAVKKGELVAKSRDEAVEQLRKQSVVVTSLEEKAAKEGFSLSFGSGVGEKDLVVFTRQFGTMINAGLPLIQCLEILSTQSENAALRKSVGEIRVHVEGGATFSDALRKHPKIFDDLYVNMVHAGEVGGLLDTILARLSKHIEKAMKLKGQIKSAMVYPAAIVGIAAIVITVLMIWVIPVFEKMFKELSGGKMALPAPTQLVIDMSNFVQGNWYIILGVIVGSVMGIKKYYATPQGRLAIDKFVLKLPVFGDLIRKASVAKFTRTLGTLLASGVPLLDALTICAKTSGNKVVEGALLDAKVSISGGKTISDPLAKSGTFPKMVTHMISVGESTGALDTMLGKIADFYEDEVDEAVGNLTALLEPMMMVFLGTTVGFIVVAMYLPIFSMANAIG; this is translated from the coding sequence ATGGCCACGTTTGCATACGTTGGACGGAGTAGGTCGGGTGCGGTGAAAAAAGGTGAGCTCGTCGCCAAGTCACGCGATGAGGCTGTTGAGCAATTGCGCAAGCAAAGTGTGGTCGTGACCAGTCTTGAGGAAAAGGCCGCCAAGGAAGGATTCAGCCTCAGTTTCGGCAGCGGCGTGGGCGAAAAAGACCTTGTCGTCTTTACACGACAGTTTGGGACGATGATCAACGCCGGACTACCACTGATTCAGTGTCTGGAAATTCTCTCCACACAATCAGAAAACGCAGCATTGAGAAAATCCGTGGGTGAGATTCGAGTTCATGTGGAGGGAGGCGCAACCTTTTCTGACGCACTCCGAAAACATCCCAAAATCTTCGATGACTTGTACGTCAATATGGTGCATGCCGGTGAGGTCGGAGGGTTGCTCGATACCATTCTGGCTCGGCTTTCTAAACATATTGAAAAGGCGATGAAGCTCAAGGGGCAAATCAAGAGCGCCATGGTCTATCCTGCGGCCATCGTCGGGATCGCCGCGATTGTGATCACGGTCCTCATGATCTGGGTGATCCCTGTCTTCGAGAAGATGTTCAAAGAATTGTCAGGAGGAAAGATGGCGTTGCCGGCGCCGACACAGCTCGTCATCGATATGAGTAACTTCGTGCAAGGAAACTGGTACATCATCCTGGGTGTTATTGTGGGCTCGGTCATGGGCATCAAGAAATACTACGCAACTCCACAAGGGAGGCTGGCGATTGATAAGTTCGTGCTGAAGTTGCCGGTGTTTGGAGACCTTATCAGAAAAGCGTCAGTCGCGAAGTTCACGCGAACATTGGGGACCTTGCTGGCGAGTGGCGTTCCGCTCTTGGACGCTCTCACGATTTGCGCAAAAACCTCAGGCAACAAGGTGGTGGAAGGGGCTCTGCTTGATGCCAAAGTCAGTATCAGTGGAGGGAAAACAATCTCGGATCCGCTTGCGAAAAGCGGGACGTTCCCCAAGATGGTCACCCATATGATTTCGGTCGGAGAGTCGACCGGTGCGTTGGATACCATGCTCGGGAAGATTGCGGATTTCTACGAAGATGAAGTCGATGAGGCGGTCGGGAATCTCACCGCGCTCTTGGAGCCCATGATGATGGTGTTTTTGGGTACGACGGTCGGCTTCATCGTCGTCGCGATGTATCTGCCGATTTTTTCGATGGCAAATGCAATCGGGTAG
- a CDS encoding CDP-alcohol phosphatidyltransferase family protein: MGYALAILLTAGLTDAIDGHLARKLNQRTRLGTLLDPLADKVLLTSSFISLAVLHLIPSWLVILVVSRDLILLLGTAVAHVTNTPINVKPTFLGKGTTLLQLSYVLLVVLLTWRGIDLARLTPLLMLVVGFTLASGLHYLYRGFRDTNAASPPA; this comes from the coding sequence ATGGGGTATGCTCTGGCGATTCTTCTCACGGCAGGCCTGACGGATGCGATCGATGGGCACCTTGCACGTAAACTCAATCAGCGCACGAGATTGGGCACACTACTCGATCCTCTGGCGGACAAAGTCCTCCTGACCTCGAGCTTTATTTCACTTGCCGTGTTGCACCTGATTCCCTCATGGCTTGTGATCCTTGTCGTCAGCCGGGACTTAATACTGCTGCTGGGTACGGCGGTAGCCCATGTCACCAATACCCCGATCAACGTTAAGCCGACGTTTCTCGGAAAAGGCACGACTCTCCTGCAATTGAGCTACGTTCTTCTGGTGGTTCTTTTAACGTGGCGCGGGATTGATCTTGCCAGGCTCACGCCATTGCTCATGCTGGTGGTCGGCTTCACCCTTGCCTCAGGCCTACATTATCTCTATCGAGGGTTTCGCGACACCAACGCCGCGTCTCCGCCTGCCTAG
- a CDS encoding helix-turn-helix domain-containing protein produces the protein MMREAAEILRVTERTFRRGSTRYETDGVAGLEDQRLGRASARAVPVDEVLQMVTLYESRYTGWTVKHVHEHWQQEHGGTRP, from the coding sequence ATGATGCGGGAAGCCGCAGAGATCTTGCGGGTGACCGAGCGGACGTTTCGCCGCGGGAGTACCCGCTATGAAACCGACGGGGTGGCGGGATTGGAGGATCAGCGGCTCGGGCGGGCTTCAGCGCGCGCGGTTCCGGTCGACGAGGTGCTGCAGATGGTCACACTGTATGAGAGCCGCTACACCGGCTGGACCGTGAAGCACGTCCATGAGCACTGGCAACAAGAGCATGGCGGGACGCGCCCCTAG
- a CDS encoding transposase, which produces MSRRGNCYDNAPMESFWGTLKNELVHHRRYETRRQARREIAEYIEIFYNRQRRHSRLGNRSPVAFAQQWARQQPAVEAVIHGVHY; this is translated from the coding sequence ATGAGTCGGCGAGGCAACTGCTACGATAATGCTCCGATGGAAAGTTTTTGGGGCACGCTGAAGAACGAACTGGTGCATCACCGGCGCTACGAGACCCGCAGGCAAGCACGGCGCGAGATCGCGGAGTACATCGAGATCTTCTATAACCGACAGCGGCGGCACTCACGCCTCGGGAATCGCTCGCCAGTGGCGTTTGCCCAGCAGTGGGCCCGTCAACAACCGGCGGTGGAGGCTGTCATTCATGGCGTCCACTATTGA
- a CDS encoding IS30 family transposase, with product MQQLTGRGAMRSPGAPSHRNEMERRFWMEVATGVTSEEAAETIGVSPAVGTRWFRHRGGMPLSMATPGSGRYLSFAEREEIGLLRAQDVSVREIARRTGRSPSTVSRELTRNAATRGGQLEYRASVAQWKAEMVARRPKPAKLVIHQQLRHYVQDRLEGKIRDAAGREMAGPRPAPFKGRNTPHRGDRKWVTGWSPEQIARRLQVDFPNDESMRISHEAIYQALYIQGRGALKRELVSCLRTGRALRVPRARAQAKAWAHVSEEVMISSRPAEAQDRAVPGHWEGDLIIGLNRSAIGTLVERSSRFTMLVHLPREKGYGLIPRTKNGPALAGYGAITMANALKRTVTTLPAQLWQSLTWDRGKELSDHARFTVESGVNVFFADPHSPWQRGTNENTNGLLRQYFPKGTDLSRWSDQEIQAVAHTLNTRPRKTLGWQTPAEALNKYLQVGGQPSVASTG from the coding sequence ATGCAACAGTTGACGGGGCGAGGCGCGATGCGCTCACCGGGTGCCCCGTCGCATCGCAATGAGATGGAGCGGCGATTTTGGATGGAGGTCGCGACTGGGGTTACGAGCGAGGAAGCTGCCGAGACGATTGGTGTGTCTCCGGCGGTGGGAACGCGCTGGTTCCGCCATCGTGGCGGCATGCCATTGTCCATGGCGACACCGGGGTCCGGACGGTATTTGTCGTTCGCGGAGCGCGAAGAGATCGGGCTGCTGCGGGCTCAAGACGTCAGCGTGCGGGAGATCGCTCGCCGTACTGGGCGCTCCCCCTCAACGGTCTCACGCGAGCTGACACGCAACGCGGCAACTCGTGGTGGCCAACTCGAGTATCGGGCTTCGGTCGCGCAGTGGAAGGCAGAGATGGTGGCCAGAAGGCCGAAGCCGGCAAAGCTTGTGATTCACCAGCAGCTGCGTCACTATGTGCAAGATCGCCTGGAAGGCAAGATCCGTGACGCGGCTGGACGTGAGATGGCTGGCCCTCGACCGGCACCGTTTAAGGGGCGGAACACGCCTCATCGCGGCGACCGTAAATGGGTCACGGGCTGGTCGCCAGAGCAGATTGCCCGCCGGCTGCAGGTCGACTTCCCGAACGATGAATCGATGCGAATCTCTCACGAAGCCATTTACCAGGCGTTGTACATTCAAGGCAGAGGCGCTCTCAAACGCGAGTTGGTGAGCTGCCTTCGTACCGGGCGGGCGTTGCGCGTGCCACGGGCCAGAGCACAGGCCAAGGCGTGGGCGCACGTCAGCGAGGAGGTCATGATCTCCAGCCGTCCTGCAGAGGCGCAAGACCGCGCCGTGCCTGGGCATTGGGAGGGGGACCTGATCATCGGCCTGAACCGGTCTGCGATCGGGACGCTGGTGGAGCGATCAAGCCGCTTCACCATGCTGGTTCACCTGCCTCGCGAGAAGGGCTATGGGCTGATCCCCCGCACGAAGAACGGCCCCGCGCTGGCTGGCTACGGAGCCATCACCATGGCCAATGCGCTCAAGCGAACGGTGACAACCCTGCCTGCCCAGCTGTGGCAATCATTGACGTGGGATCGTGGCAAAGAACTATCCGATCACGCCCGGTTCACCGTCGAGTCAGGGGTGAATGTCTTCTTTGCTGACCCTCATAGTCCATGGCAGCGCGGCACAAACGAGAACACGAACGGACTTCTGCGCCAATACTTCCCCAAGGGCACCGACCTGTCTCGGTGGAGTGACCAAGAAATCCAGGCCGTAGCCCACACGCTCAACACCAGACCGCGGAAGACGCTTGGTTGGCAGACACCAGCCGAAGCCCTCAACAAGTACCTACAAGTCGGCGGACAACCCAGTGTTGCGTCGACCGGTTGA
- a CDS encoding DDE-type integrase/transposase/recombinase has protein sequence MPGAGGVSKRLLCLAVSAAVETRSGECAAGSGDPAAHVRTRQTYGPERLQAELHADGFPAGIGRIKRLRKKLGLRCTQVRRFTTTTDSTHALPVADNVLAQTVAATRPNETWVTDITYVPTAEGWLYLAGIKDLFTCEVVGHAMGARMTTELVSQALGAAVWAKRPHPGLIHHSDRGSQGGFNRSTQHWVVRRLVGTC, from the coding sequence GTGCCGGGTGCTGGAGGTGTCTCGAAGCGGCTACTATGCCTGGCAGTATCGGCGGCCGTCGAAACGCGATCAGGAGAATGCGCGGCTGGAAGTGGCGATCCAGCCGCCCATGTGCGCACCCGTCAGACGTACGGCCCGGAACGGCTTCAAGCCGAATTGCATGCCGACGGGTTCCCCGCTGGGATCGGCCGCATCAAGCGACTGCGGAAGAAACTGGGCCTGCGCTGTACCCAGGTCCGCCGGTTCACGACGACCACGGATTCGACGCATGCGCTGCCGGTCGCGGACAACGTATTGGCGCAGACCGTTGCCGCCACACGACCGAACGAGACCTGGGTGACCGACATCACGTACGTGCCGACCGCGGAAGGCTGGCTGTATCTCGCGGGCATCAAGGATTTGTTCACCTGCGAGGTCGTCGGACATGCGATGGGGGCTCGGATGACGACGGAGTTGGTGAGCCAGGCGCTGGGCGCGGCGGTATGGGCAAAGCGCCCACACCCGGGACTGATCCACCACTCCGATCGTGGCTCACAGGGCGGATTCAACCGGTCGACGCAACACTGGGTTGTCCGCCGACTTGTAGGTACTTGTTGA
- a CDS encoding transposase produces MSGKTLKNWVRQARHGQLATVGASRRPVTELEAELSRLKRDLAEARMERDILKKATAYFAKAQLPGTR; encoded by the coding sequence ATGTCGGGCAAAACGCTCAAGAACTGGGTCAGGCAGGCTCGGCACGGCCAGCTTGCGACAGTGGGCGCGAGCCGACGGCCCGTGACGGAGCTAGAAGCAGAGCTGTCCCGGCTCAAACGTGATCTTGCGGAAGCACGGATGGAGCGCGACATCTTAAAAAAAGCCACCGCGTACTTTGCGAAGGCGCAGCTGCCCGGTACGCGCTGA
- a CDS encoding beta-lactamase family protein — protein sequence MSDLRTVQSALDRAVIEGVFPGAVLAVQHKGRPVVDFSTGRLSAVPQGPSVTPSTTYDLASLTKPLATVTSLAILVQNGRCRLDDPVAEYLPECADTPIGSATLRHLLTHTSGLPGWRGYYEGLSADGRVPASNRERVVAKQSMLRFIQSEALVYERGTRSLYSDLGFMLLGFIIERCGGQSLSVFFKERVLASLSEPRLAFVLPERVAEFLEAKTKQGGGVAPTEVDPWRGRVLHGEVHDENAAALGGEAGHAGLFGTAGAVLAMTGMWMQAYHGRTSLLDQDLVREFTRRQNQEGSSSWALGWDTPSVPSSSGQYFSARSFGHLGYTGTSVWIDPEAEFEVVLLSNRVHPTRKNDAIRGFRPLIHDLVYREFVSSGQGRSG from the coding sequence ATGTCTGATCTGCGAACTGTTCAATCAGCGCTCGACCGAGCCGTTATCGAGGGAGTGTTTCCCGGGGCAGTGTTGGCCGTGCAGCACAAGGGCCGTCCGGTCGTGGACTTTTCTACCGGCCGGCTTTCGGCGGTTCCACAAGGGCCGTCCGTTACCCCTTCCACGACCTATGATCTCGCATCATTGACCAAGCCCTTGGCGACGGTGACATCTCTAGCGATTCTGGTCCAGAACGGTCGCTGTCGATTGGACGATCCGGTGGCCGAGTATCTTCCGGAATGCGCCGATACTCCGATCGGTTCGGCCACGCTTCGTCACCTTCTGACTCATACCTCAGGCTTACCTGGATGGCGCGGATATTACGAGGGGCTCAGTGCAGATGGACGCGTTCCTGCGTCAAACCGAGAGCGGGTGGTTGCAAAGCAGTCCATGCTTCGCTTCATTCAATCTGAAGCGTTGGTGTATGAACGAGGCACACGCAGTCTCTATAGTGATCTAGGGTTCATGTTGCTTGGTTTCATCATTGAGCGCTGCGGCGGACAGTCACTGAGTGTGTTTTTTAAGGAGCGTGTCCTGGCATCATTGAGTGAACCGAGGCTGGCCTTCGTGTTGCCGGAACGGGTAGCGGAGTTTCTAGAAGCGAAGACGAAACAGGGTGGTGGTGTCGCGCCGACAGAGGTGGATCCATGGCGAGGCCGAGTTCTCCATGGAGAAGTGCATGATGAGAATGCTGCGGCATTGGGTGGCGAGGCCGGTCATGCGGGGTTATTCGGGACGGCTGGCGCCGTCTTGGCGATGACCGGTATGTGGATGCAGGCCTATCATGGGCGCACCTCCCTCCTTGATCAGGATCTTGTGCGGGAATTCACCAGACGACAGAATCAAGAAGGCTCCTCCAGCTGGGCTCTTGGTTGGGATACGCCATCAGTACCGTCGTCGTCGGGACAATATTTTTCGGCTCGATCGTTTGGCCACCTGGGCTACACGGGAACGTCAGTCTGGATAGATCCGGAGGCGGAGTTCGAGGTCGTGCTGCTTTCGAATCGGGTGCATCCAACAAGAAAAAACGACGCGATCAGGGGTTTTCGACCGCTGATCCATGACTTAGTGTATCGCGAATTCGTAAGCTCCGGTCAAGGCAGGTCTGGGTAG